In Brevibacterium zhoupengii, the following are encoded in one genomic region:
- the madM gene encoding malonate transporter subunit MadM, whose amino-acid sequence MDSLLTTLKDNDLVVAFALVGLVMAVAILITKVLTRGKFQASAIAIILGLVLAYIGGVATGGENGLADLSLFSGVGLVGGGMLINLAIVATGFGASFDEMKKSGMGGIIALVLGVVLSFVIGAVIAWFFGYRDPVDLTTIGAGTATYIVGPVTGAALGAGSGVIALSVGAGLVKSVLTMVATPFVAKYIGLNNPHSAIVFGGLLGTTSGVTAGLAATDKRLVPYGAMTSTFYTGLGLLMAPSVLFFAVRALVG is encoded by the coding sequence ATGGATTCCCTGCTCACCACGCTGAAGGACAACGACCTCGTCGTCGCCTTCGCCCTCGTCGGACTCGTCATGGCCGTGGCCATCCTCATCACCAAGGTGCTCACCCGTGGGAAGTTCCAGGCATCCGCGATCGCCATCATCTTGGGCCTTGTCCTCGCCTACATCGGTGGTGTCGCCACCGGTGGCGAGAACGGTCTGGCCGACCTCAGTCTCTTCTCCGGGGTCGGACTCGTGGGCGGCGGCATGCTCATCAACTTAGCGATCGTGGCCACCGGCTTCGGCGCCAGCTTCGATGAGATGAAGAAGTCGGGCATGGGCGGCATCATCGCGCTGGTGCTCGGCGTTGTCCTGTCCTTCGTCATCGGTGCCGTGATCGCATGGTTCTTCGGCTACCGCGACCCCGTTGACCTGACGACCATCGGTGCCGGCACAGCCACCTACATCGTGGGACCCGTCACCGGTGCAGCGCTGGGAGCCGGCAGTGGAGTGATTGCCCTCAGCGTCGGCGCGGGACTGGTGAAATCGGTTCTGACCATGGTCGCCACACCCTTCGTAGCCAAGTACATCGGCCTGAACAATCCGCATTCAGCCATTGTCTTCGGAGGTCTGCTCGGGACCACCAGCGGAGTCACCGCCGGGCTGGCCGCCACCGACAAACGACTGGTGCCCTACGGGGCAATGACCTCAACGTTCTACACCGGACTCGGCCTGCTCATGGCACCTTCGGTGCTGTTCTTCGCCGTCAGGGCGCTCGTCGGCTGA
- the madL gene encoding malonate transporter subunit MadL: MGFSVIILGVALLSGSLLIGTWIGTILGDLLGVDANVGGVGIAMLLLILSTNLLARKGRLKPETSSGISFWSGMYIPIVVAMAATQNVVGAVTAGPVALVAGIAAVIASFALVPVLARVKTPGIDEPVEEFAEVK; this comes from the coding sequence GTGGGGTTTTCAGTGATTATTCTGGGCGTAGCCCTGTTATCGGGCAGCCTGCTGATCGGGACATGGATCGGCACGATCCTGGGTGATCTGCTCGGAGTTGATGCGAATGTCGGCGGCGTGGGCATCGCGATGCTTCTGCTCATCCTGTCCACAAACCTCCTTGCCCGCAAAGGCCGGCTCAAGCCGGAGACGTCCTCGGGGATCTCGTTCTGGTCCGGGATGTACATTCCCATCGTCGTGGCGATGGCCGCGACCCAGAACGTCGTCGGTGCCGTGACAGCAGGACCCGTCGCCCTCGTGGCCGGCATCGCCGCGGTGATCGCAAGCTTCGCCCTCGTGCCGGTGCTCGCCCGGGTGAAGACGCCGGGCATCGACGAACCCGTCGAAGAATTCGCCGAAGTGAAGTGA
- a CDS encoding LLM class flavin-dependent oxidoreductase, with the protein MTENTYLWYIPNQARPGHRGDIVREDHNSLDTLTEQARAVERWGWDGALLGTGWTRPDTFTVGTALAARTTRFQPLIAARPGYWHPANFAAAAATLDHLSSGRTLINIVTGVDSPAAYGDTVTDRASRYERTREFLHVLRRLWTEESVTHSGQYYSLTDARLGARPVSAEGRDHPTLYFGGASNEAERVAAAEADVQLFWGETYQAIEERIARLVALSAEVGREHAPLEFGLRVTVVVRETSGEAWSVARSRVAKMQEEEIAETWKEDHSRSVGQRRLVALGEESEVLDDVLYTAPGQLGGQGAGTTWLVGSYREVADALERYRLLGVSHFILSDTPYLQEVENIGRNLLPLLKRH; encoded by the coding sequence ATGACGGAGAACACCTACCTCTGGTACATCCCGAATCAGGCTCGTCCTGGCCACCGCGGAGACATTGTCCGCGAGGACCACAACTCGCTCGATACCCTGACCGAGCAAGCGCGGGCCGTCGAACGCTGGGGCTGGGACGGGGCGCTTCTGGGAACTGGCTGGACTCGGCCGGATACGTTCACCGTCGGTACGGCGCTGGCAGCGCGAACCACACGATTTCAGCCTCTGATCGCCGCGCGTCCCGGCTATTGGCATCCCGCGAACTTCGCAGCTGCAGCAGCCACGCTCGATCATCTGAGCTCGGGACGGACGCTGATCAACATCGTCACGGGAGTCGATTCTCCTGCCGCATACGGCGACACCGTCACAGACCGGGCGAGCCGATACGAACGTACCAGGGAGTTCCTCCACGTGCTTCGGCGTCTTTGGACGGAGGAGTCGGTCACCCATTCTGGGCAGTACTACTCTCTGACTGACGCGCGGCTGGGTGCGCGACCTGTCAGCGCGGAAGGCAGAGATCACCCCACCCTCTATTTCGGCGGTGCCTCGAACGAGGCAGAGCGGGTGGCGGCTGCCGAAGCTGACGTTCAGCTCTTCTGGGGAGAGACCTACCAAGCGATCGAAGAGCGGATCGCCCGGCTGGTCGCGCTCAGCGCGGAGGTGGGCCGTGAGCATGCGCCGTTGGAATTCGGGCTGAGGGTGACAGTCGTGGTCAGAGAGACCTCCGGGGAGGCGTGGTCGGTGGCGCGATCACGGGTGGCCAAAATGCAGGAGGAGGAGATCGCCGAAACGTGGAAGGAGGATCACAGCCGATCGGTCGGTCAGCGCAGATTGGTGGCGTTGGGGGAGGAATCCGAGGTTCTCGACGATGTCCTCTACACCGCGCCGGGACAGCTCGGCGGGCAAGGTGCAGGCACGACCTGGCTGGTCGGCTCCTACCGTGAGGTCGCCGATGCCCTTGAGCGATATCGTCTCCTGGGAGTCAGTCACTTCATCCTTTCGGATACTCCGTACCTGCAGGAAGTGGAGAACATCGGGCGCAATCTGCTGCCGCTGCTCAAACGGCACTGA
- a CDS encoding LLM class flavin-dependent oxidoreductase — translation MTTRTLHLNAFLMTTGHHEASWRLPESDPQAGTDIDHYIHLAQTAERGGFDSIFFADGPSLRAEVGRRPAGNLEPLTLLSALAIATKRIGLIATASTSYNSPYNLARRFSSIDHISKGRVGWNIVTTAGNDAARNFGLDERPAHQTRYERAEEFLDVVQGLWQSWDDDAVIADKESGVWGEDSKVNAIDHDGRFFTVAGPLNIPRSPQVYPLLVQAGSSESGKELAAKFAEAVFTAHQRLDDAVAFYGDVKSRAIKHGRNPAHVKILPGIVPIIGATEAEARAKDEELDRLIRPEFALAQLAQTLRVTPDELSLDSQLPDDLPDEDEIEGAKSRYTLIVDLARREELTVRQLIARLGGGRGHRTVVGTPEQIADAIEEWFVADAADGFNIMPPALPSGLEEFVDTVIPILQDRGLFRRGYESETLRGHYGLPLPGPAVRAGIARPNAVGEVA, via the coding sequence ATGACGACGAGGACACTGCACCTCAACGCTTTCCTCATGACCACAGGCCACCATGAAGCCTCGTGGCGTCTGCCCGAAAGCGACCCGCAGGCCGGAACGGACATCGACCACTACATCCACCTCGCACAGACCGCAGAGCGTGGAGGATTCGACTCCATCTTCTTCGCCGACGGGCCCAGTCTGCGCGCTGAAGTCGGCAGACGGCCGGCCGGAAATCTTGAACCGCTGACTCTGCTCAGCGCACTGGCGATTGCCACGAAGCGCATCGGACTCATCGCCACAGCATCCACGAGCTACAACAGCCCCTACAACCTTGCGCGGCGCTTCTCCTCCATCGACCACATCAGCAAGGGGCGGGTCGGCTGGAACATCGTCACCACGGCAGGGAACGACGCGGCCCGAAATTTCGGACTCGACGAGCGACCAGCACATCAGACCCGGTACGAGAGGGCAGAGGAGTTCCTCGACGTCGTTCAGGGGCTGTGGCAGTCCTGGGACGACGATGCTGTCATCGCCGATAAAGAGTCAGGGGTCTGGGGCGAGGATTCGAAGGTCAATGCGATCGATCACGACGGTCGATTCTTCACAGTTGCGGGACCGCTCAACATTCCGCGCTCACCCCAGGTGTATCCGCTCCTTGTGCAGGCCGGTTCTTCTGAGAGTGGCAAAGAGCTTGCGGCCAAATTCGCCGAGGCGGTCTTCACTGCTCATCAGCGGCTCGATGATGCAGTCGCCTTCTACGGCGACGTCAAAAGCCGTGCGATCAAGCACGGCCGCAATCCTGCGCACGTGAAGATCCTGCCCGGCATCGTTCCCATCATCGGAGCCACCGAGGCCGAGGCTCGGGCTAAGGACGAAGAGCTCGACCGCCTCATTCGGCCGGAGTTCGCCCTCGCCCAGCTTGCTCAGACTCTGCGTGTCACCCCAGACGAATTGTCCCTTGACAGCCAGCTGCCTGACGATCTGCCCGACGAGGATGAGATCGAGGGTGCCAAGTCCCGATACACGCTCATCGTGGACCTCGCACGGCGGGAAGAGCTGACAGTGCGGCAACTCATCGCTCGCCTCGGCGGGGGACGGGGACATCGCACCGTGGTTGGAACACCGGAGCAGATCGCCGACGCGATTGAGGAGTGGTTCGTGGCTGATGCTGCCGACGGATTCAACATCATGCCACCAGCACTCCCCAGTGGACTGGAGGAGTTCGTTGACACGGTGATTCCGATACTGCAGGATCGCGGGCTGTTCCGCCGCGGCTATGAGTCCGAGACTCTGCGCGGCCACTATGGTCTGCCGCTTCCTGGACCCGCTGTGCGGGCAGGCATTGCGAGACCGAACGCGGTTGGCGAGGTGGCCTGA
- a CDS encoding ABC transporter ATP-binding protein, translating into MAPDTLTSTTPAPGAEQRAEGIAEVDRPLVRVRDLTRRFGSRTVLDSIDVDIAAGEFVALLGRSGSGKSTLLRALAGLDKEVGGQVDVPASRSVAFQDSRLLPWQRVLPNVTLGLRGDRPVERASAALAEVGLSGREKSWPKELSGGEQQRVSLARALVREPELLLADEPFGALDALTKTKMHGLLHELLSTHRPAVLLVTHDIDEALLLADRILVLDTGRISHDVRVPAAHPRSLFDPEVTELRRTLLQALGVDASV; encoded by the coding sequence ATGGCGCCAGACACTCTGACATCGACAACACCTGCTCCCGGAGCTGAACAACGGGCAGAGGGCATCGCCGAGGTGGATCGCCCCCTCGTCCGCGTCCGTGATCTGACCCGCAGATTCGGTTCCCGCACCGTCCTCGACTCGATCGACGTTGACATCGCCGCAGGTGAATTCGTCGCACTGTTGGGCCGCAGCGGCTCGGGAAAGTCCACCCTGCTGCGTGCCCTTGCCGGGCTCGACAAAGAGGTAGGGGGACAGGTCGATGTTCCTGCATCCAGATCAGTCGCGTTCCAAGACTCCCGGCTTCTGCCCTGGCAGAGAGTTCTGCCGAACGTCACTTTGGGACTCCGCGGTGATCGACCGGTCGAACGAGCGAGCGCGGCATTGGCCGAGGTGGGACTGTCCGGTCGGGAGAAGTCCTGGCCCAAAGAACTCTCCGGCGGAGAGCAGCAGCGGGTCTCGCTGGCCCGCGCTCTCGTCCGCGAACCCGAACTGCTGCTGGCCGACGAGCCCTTCGGCGCTCTCGATGCTCTGACCAAGACCAAGATGCACGGTCTGCTCCACGAGCTGCTGTCGACGCATCGACCCGCTGTGCTGCTCGTCACCCACGATATCGACGAGGCACTGCTGCTGGCTGATCGGATCCTCGTGCTCGACACGGGCCGGATCTCCCACGATGTCCGCGTTCCGGCCGCGCATCCACGCTCATTGTTCGACCCGGAGGTTACGGAGCTGCGCCGAACTCTGCTCCAGGCTCTCGGCGTCGACGCTTCGGTCTGA
- a CDS encoding ABC transporter permease — translation MSTDITAVDAPTQPDNGHDTFRLAPGQHSVSSESAPSPDAAVAWWRRISVRRISLGIVVLLAAWIIGSATGFIDPQVLPAPWTAVVTGISLIENGRLTSNLLTSVQRAGIGLGLGIVIAVALALVSGLSRLGESLIDGPMNVKRAVPTLAFIPLAIVWLGIGEGMKVTLIVFSVMVPIYINTHAALRGLDGRYKELALTLDLSHRDFIARVALPGALPGFFTGLRLAVTSAWTSLVVVEQINATSGIGFLMNQARLYGQIDIIVVGLVVYAILGVGSDLLVRIAERRALTWRQTL, via the coding sequence ATGAGCACCGACATCACAGCGGTCGATGCACCGACGCAGCCAGATAACGGTCATGACACCTTTCGACTTGCGCCAGGGCAGCACAGTGTCAGCTCAGAGAGCGCACCCTCGCCCGACGCTGCGGTCGCCTGGTGGCGGCGAATCTCCGTGCGGCGAATCTCATTGGGCATCGTCGTCCTTCTCGCCGCTTGGATCATCGGGTCAGCAACAGGATTCATCGATCCGCAGGTGCTGCCCGCCCCCTGGACGGCAGTCGTCACCGGCATCTCCCTGATCGAGAACGGTCGCCTGACCTCAAACCTGCTGACCTCGGTCCAACGAGCAGGAATCGGCCTCGGCCTCGGCATCGTCATTGCGGTGGCCCTGGCGCTCGTCTCCGGGCTGTCCCGCCTCGGCGAAAGCCTCATCGACGGGCCGATGAACGTCAAGCGTGCTGTGCCGACCTTGGCCTTCATTCCCTTGGCAATCGTGTGGCTGGGCATCGGCGAGGGCATGAAGGTCACCCTCATCGTCTTCTCGGTCATGGTGCCGATCTACATCAACACCCATGCCGCCCTGCGCGGCCTCGACGGACGCTACAAAGAGCTGGCGCTCACCCTCGACCTCTCACACCGCGACTTCATTGCTCGGGTCGCGCTCCCCGGAGCCCTGCCTGGCTTCTTCACCGGTCTGCGTCTTGCTGTGACGAGTGCGTGGACTTCGCTGGTCGTCGTCGAGCAGATCAACGCAACATCGGGCATCGGATTCCTCATGAACCAGGCACGCCTGTACGGGCAGATCGACATCATCGTGGTCGGACTCGTCGTCTACGCCATCCTCGGCGTGGGCAGCGACCTGCTGGTCCGCATCGCAGAAAGGAGGGCGCTGACATGGCGCCAGACACTCTGA
- a CDS encoding ABC transporter substrate-binding protein: MAIPLRPSALSPAHTQSAALTRRRFGWAGALAVAALTLSACGGGASGQGSVNDLKDQALSAEVPEGTVLRIADQQEQQQVALKSSGELGKLEFDHEFSNFVGGPEILEAFRADAVDVARVGDTPPIHAFASGEVVPIILALRSNPDSVRLGTAPHTKVRSTSQLKGAKIAYAEGTAQGSIVLKLLKREGLSTDDVELVRLELAEFSEALQSDEVDIAPLTGARLARYLDGFEAKGGGYLPDKETSGLGTGLNYIYARKEALEDPAKAAALRAYVKHTIKANEWVNNHTDQWVKDYFVENQGVSADDGYFIRKQEGTTVFPTLDKVIDDQQNTIDVAFDAGELPVEVDANEMYDQRFNDVIDKTVDEIGAHHDREDLDE; the protein is encoded by the coding sequence ATGGCCATTCCACTTCGCCCATCCGCTTTGTCTCCCGCACATACACAGTCGGCGGCTCTTACGCGCCGCAGATTCGGCTGGGCAGGCGCGCTTGCTGTTGCTGCTCTGACTCTGTCCGCGTGTGGTGGGGGTGCCTCTGGGCAGGGTTCGGTCAACGATCTCAAGGATCAGGCGCTATCTGCTGAGGTTCCAGAGGGTACTGTGCTGCGCATCGCCGATCAGCAGGAACAGCAGCAAGTCGCTCTCAAGTCCTCGGGCGAGCTGGGCAAGCTCGAATTCGATCACGAATTCTCGAACTTCGTCGGAGGGCCCGAGATCCTCGAAGCCTTCCGCGCGGATGCCGTCGATGTAGCTCGGGTCGGGGACACCCCGCCGATCCATGCCTTCGCCTCAGGAGAGGTCGTCCCCATCATTCTGGCGCTCCGCTCGAACCCGGACTCAGTGAGACTCGGTACCGCGCCTCACACCAAGGTGCGTTCCACCTCGCAGCTCAAGGGAGCCAAAATCGCCTATGCCGAGGGGACCGCTCAGGGATCAATCGTCCTCAAGCTTCTCAAGCGAGAGGGGCTGAGCACCGACGACGTCGAGCTCGTCCGCCTCGAGCTCGCAGAGTTCAGTGAAGCGCTGCAGTCTGATGAAGTCGATATCGCTCCGCTGACCGGTGCCAGGCTGGCACGCTACCTCGACGGATTCGAGGCCAAAGGCGGCGGCTATCTCCCGGACAAGGAGACATCGGGTCTTGGCACTGGGCTCAACTACATCTACGCGCGAAAAGAGGCTCTGGAGGATCCGGCGAAGGCGGCGGCACTGCGCGCCTACGTCAAACACACGATCAAGGCCAACGAATGGGTGAATAACCACACCGATCAGTGGGTCAAGGACTACTTCGTCGAGAACCAGGGCGTGAGCGCGGACGACGGATACTTCATCCGCAAACAGGAGGGAACGACTGTGTTCCCCACCCTCGACAAGGTCATCGACGACCAGCAGAACACGATCGACGTCGCCTTCGACGCCGGAGAGCTGCCGGTTGAGGTCGACGCCAACGAGATGTATGACCAGCGCTTCAATGACGTCATCGACAAGACGGTCGACGAGATCGGCGCCCATCACGACAGAGAGGACCTCGACGAATGA
- a CDS encoding DEAD/DEAH box helicase — MITKPFLSASWSAKRRSHTLTGSGFLPAFDGARASSGTSKGHLIAPSQNTINRTDTTDQDSSSSVTFAELGVPAPLTEYLASEGKTTAFPIQQDTLPDTLAGRDVLGRGKTGSGKTLAFSIPMVTRLAAAKSAGSKRSRPPRGLILAPTRELATQITNVVDPLAQAYGMTTTTIFGGVKQKRQEVALNAGVDIVVACPGRLEDLLQQGLVSLDHIEVTVLDEADHMADLGFLPSVTRILGKTPEHGQRMFFSATLDNDVNKLVRRFLHNEVLHSVDDPSSHVSDMTHHVFEVPDDNKNELVHRLASGTGRRIMFTRTKHRAKRFARQLTAQGIPAVDLHGNLSQGARDRNLAAFSEGDVKVLVATDVAARGVHVDSVELVVHVDPPTEHKAYLHRSGRTARAGSSGEVVTIMLPEQRRDTQTLLRKAAIKVTPQKVTSDSPAVTDLVGETADYVDPQIAIDAAAEKQKAEQPQGGQRSSGRRRGGRGARGGRGGESGRANQSGGSTGGRSQEGRSRSNGQSSRGGENTRGGQNTRGGQRGQGGQSTRGGRPSENTRGGRPSEGGQGGRRNESTRGGRRSDSTRTAGGNRRAAETRGTSPETRKRNRGQSSGSSRTVYSTNT; from the coding sequence ATGATTACGAAGCCTTTCCTCTCGGCGTCTTGGAGCGCCAAACGGCGTTCTCACACCTTGACCGGGAGCGGCTTTCTGCCAGCATTCGATGGCGCCCGCGCGTCTTCCGGCACGTCGAAGGGCCATCTCATAGCTCCCTCACAGAACACCATCAATCGGACAGACACGACCGACCAGGACTCATCGTCCTCAGTCACCTTCGCCGAACTCGGCGTCCCTGCCCCATTGACCGAATACCTCGCATCCGAAGGCAAGACCACCGCCTTCCCCATCCAGCAGGACACTCTTCCCGACACACTCGCAGGTCGCGATGTGCTGGGCCGAGGAAAGACCGGTTCCGGTAAGACTCTCGCCTTCTCCATTCCCATGGTGACGCGTCTGGCCGCCGCGAAATCGGCCGGCTCGAAGCGCAGTCGCCCTCCTCGGGGCCTCATCCTGGCTCCCACGCGTGAACTGGCAACCCAGATCACGAACGTCGTCGATCCGCTGGCGCAGGCCTACGGCATGACGACCACGACCATCTTCGGCGGAGTGAAGCAGAAGCGCCAGGAAGTCGCCCTCAACGCTGGTGTCGATATCGTCGTCGCCTGCCCGGGACGGCTCGAGGACCTGCTCCAGCAGGGCCTGGTCTCCCTGGACCACATCGAGGTCACCGTCCTCGACGAGGCCGACCACATGGCCGACCTGGGCTTCCTGCCCAGCGTCACCCGGATCCTCGGCAAGACCCCGGAGCACGGGCAGCGGATGTTCTTCTCCGCCACTCTGGACAACGATGTGAACAAGCTGGTGCGCCGGTTCCTCCACAACGAGGTGCTCCATTCCGTCGACGATCCTTCCTCGCATGTCTCCGACATGACGCACCACGTGTTCGAGGTCCCCGATGACAATAAGAACGAACTGGTTCACCGTCTCGCCTCCGGCACCGGACGTCGCATCATGTTCACGCGCACCAAGCACCGTGCGAAGCGCTTCGCCCGGCAGCTCACCGCGCAGGGGATTCCGGCCGTCGATCTGCACGGCAACCTGTCCCAGGGCGCACGCGATCGCAACCTCGCAGCATTCAGCGAAGGCGATGTGAAGGTCCTCGTGGCCACGGACGTCGCCGCCCGCGGAGTGCACGTCGACTCCGTCGAGCTCGTGGTCCACGTCGATCCCCCGACCGAGCACAAGGCGTACCTGCACCGCTCCGGTCGCACGGCGCGCGCCGGCAGCTCCGGCGAGGTCGTGACGATCATGCTTCCCGAGCAGCGCAGAGACACACAGACGCTCCTGCGCAAGGCCGCCATCAAGGTCACCCCGCAGAAGGTCACCTCGGACTCCCCCGCAGTGACCGACCTGGTGGGCGAAACCGCTGACTATGTCGATCCGCAGATCGCCATCGACGCCGCAGCTGAGAAGCAGAAGGCTGAGCAGCCCCAGGGCGGTCAGCGCTCGTCCGGGCGTCGTCGCGGAGGTCGCGGGGCCAGAGGCGGCCGTGGCGGCGAGTCGGGTCGCGCCAACCAGTCCGGTGGCAGCACCGGCGGTCGAAGCCAGGAAGGCCGCTCACGTTCGAACGGCCAAAGCAGCCGCGGCGGAGAAAACACCCGTGGCGGCCAGAACACTCGCGGCGGGCAGCGCGGCCAGGGTGGTCAGAGCACCCGCGGCGGCCGTCCATCCGAGAACACCCGCGGTGGTCGTCCTTCCGAGGGTGGCCAAGGCGGACGTCGCAACGAGAGCACTCGTGGTGGCCGTCGCAGTGACAGCACTCGCACCGCCGGTGGCAACCGTCGGGCAGCGGAGACTCGGGGCACGAGCCCAGAGACCCGCAAGCGCAATCGCGGCCAGTCCTCTGGCAGCTCACGCACGGTCTATTCGACCAACACCTGA
- a CDS encoding ABC transporter ATP-binding protein: MTTQTTTVRHDDANLPNEKIVLRVTDLKIATNAGDEILHGVNFALSRGEILGLVGESGSGKTTAGLACMGHFREGLKFASGSVSLWPRGDDTAVEVVELDEVAVRSLRGSRIAYIPQDPALSLNPAMRVGEQIREVLDIHEFGNSEAERIERVAAVLVDVGLPGDKAYQKRWPHQLSGGQQQRIGIAMAFAMYPDVLILDEPTTGLDVSTQAVVLETIRQMTVANNVAGLYITHDLAVIKDISDRVAVMLRGDLVEEGPVASVLEDPQHAYTKMLMSAVPDLAGRKTIGEGAAAEPEPEPKATHILVSAGTSKSEDSTEPADGAATSATAPLLQVKDVALAYGKAQILDGINLTLEPGDCTLLLGESGSGKTTLSRCVAGLNDDYSGSVALRGTELAKSTRKRTNEQRVGIQYVFQSPFSSLNPRRSIGQSLTVPLEMSGEGTAATRKAQVEEALDSVRLGRSFYHRRPGDLSGGERQRAAIARALVNQPSVLVCDEITSALDVSVQASIIGLLRTLRKEHELAMLFVTHNIALSRHIADNLAVLNKGTIVDYGPTAEVLENPKHEYTRTLISDVPKF; the protein is encoded by the coding sequence ATGACCACCCAGACAACCACCGTCCGCCATGATGATGCGAACCTGCCCAACGAGAAGATCGTCCTTCGTGTCACCGATCTGAAGATCGCGACGAACGCCGGCGACGAGATCCTCCACGGAGTGAACTTCGCACTCAGCCGCGGCGAGATCCTCGGCCTCGTGGGGGAGTCAGGATCGGGCAAGACCACAGCGGGCCTGGCCTGCATGGGCCACTTCCGAGAGGGCCTGAAGTTCGCGTCCGGGTCCGTGAGCCTGTGGCCGCGCGGTGATGACACCGCCGTCGAGGTGGTCGAACTCGACGAGGTGGCCGTGCGATCCCTGCGCGGGTCGCGCATCGCCTATATCCCGCAGGACCCTGCGCTCTCATTGAACCCGGCGATGAGAGTGGGGGAGCAGATCCGTGAGGTCCTCGACATCCACGAATTCGGCAACTCCGAGGCCGAACGCATCGAGCGGGTGGCCGCAGTTCTCGTCGATGTCGGACTGCCCGGTGACAAGGCCTACCAGAAGCGGTGGCCGCACCAGCTCTCCGGCGGTCAGCAGCAGCGCATCGGCATCGCCATGGCGTTCGCCATGTACCCCGATGTGCTCATCCTCGACGAGCCCACTACCGGCCTCGACGTCTCCACGCAGGCAGTCGTGCTCGAAACGATCCGGCAGATGACGGTGGCGAACAATGTCGCCGGTCTCTACATCACCCACGACCTCGCGGTGATCAAGGACATCTCCGACAGGGTAGCCGTGATGCTGCGTGGTGATCTCGTCGAAGAGGGCCCGGTGGCGTCCGTGCTCGAGGATCCGCAGCACGCATACACGAAGATGCTCATGTCCGCCGTGCCGGACCTCGCCGGTCGCAAGACCATCGGCGAGGGTGCGGCAGCGGAACCGGAGCCAGAACCCAAGGCCACACACATTCTCGTCTCGGCGGGGACGTCGAAGTCTGAGGACTCGACTGAACCTGCCGACGGTGCAGCCACCTCGGCGACGGCACCGCTGCTGCAGGTCAAGGACGTGGCATTGGCCTACGGGAAGGCGCAGATCCTCGACGGCATCAACCTCACCCTGGAACCCGGCGACTGCACGCTGCTGCTGGGTGAATCCGGATCGGGTAAGACAACGCTGTCACGGTGTGTGGCCGGCCTCAACGATGACTACTCGGGCTCAGTGGCGCTGCGCGGCACTGAGCTGGCGAAGTCGACGCGGAAGCGGACGAACGAGCAGCGGGTCGGCATCCAGTACGTCTTCCAGTCACCGTTCTCCTCCCTCAACCCACGGCGGTCGATCGGTCAGTCACTGACCGTGCCCTTGGAGATGAGCGGTGAGGGCACTGCCGCGACCAGGAAGGCACAAGTCGAAGAGGCCCTGGATTCGGTGCGTCTGGGGCGCAGCTTCTATCACCGGAGGCCGGGCGACCTCTCCGGAGGCGAGCGGCAGAGAGCCGCGATCGCTCGCGCGTTGGTGAACCAGCCTTCGGTGCTCGTCTGTGATGAGATCACCTCGGCACTCGACGTGAGTGTGCAGGCCTCGATCATCGGGCTGCTGCGCACACTGCGGAAGGAACACGAGCTGGCGATGCTGTTCGTGACGCACAATATTGCGCTCTCACGCCATATCGCCGACAACCTCGCCGTGCTCAACAAAGGCACAATCGTCGACTACGGTCCCACCGCCGAGGTGCTGGAGAACCCGAAGCACGAGTACACGCGCACACTGATCTCAGACGTACCGAAGTTCTGA